A section of the Solea solea chromosome 17, fSolSol10.1, whole genome shotgun sequence genome encodes:
- the lin9 gene encoding protein lin-9 homolog has product MAEMDQLLDESSSAEALVSLKEGSLSNTLNEKNSFPRAHNTRGRHSSLTMDTPTRSSKRSRLFREEDELPQQRLPSRSPRRSQRVTTTPQKFSNVVTPDKKASQRIGLRLRNLLKLPKAHKWCIYEWFYSNIDRPLFEGDNEFCLCLKESFPNLKTRKLTRVEWGTIRRLMGKPRRCSSAFFAEERTALRQKRQKMRLLQQRKLSDVSNCKDLPDEIPLPLIIGTKVTARLRGVHDGLFTGQIDAVDTSAATYRVTFDRTGLGTHTVPDYEVLSNEPNETMPISAFAQKHRTTRYMQNLMTPPRGIYPSATTPVLMDNDPLINQSPWRNKLSGGEGETLGGFPVKFLVQVTRLSKILMIKKEHIKHLKEMNTEAEKLKSYLMPIDLEFQKRYATTVLELDQLNKDLNKVLHEVQQYCCELAPDQGMVPADHPTELRRRCEEEAQQMVQLSNSLREGPQSLTNPSLTHLISRLTALLLQIKCLADGTDLNSFEFKSLTDSLNDIKASIDPSNLSCFQNNVEIHVAHIQSGLSQLGNLHAFAANNTNAV; this is encoded by the exons GCTCCTCAGCAGAGGCACTCGTCAGTCTAAaag AGGGTAGTTTGTCCAACACTCTGAATGAAAAGAACAGCTTCCCAAGAGCTCACAACACCAGGGGACGACATTCCTCCCTCACAATGGATACG CCCACACGGAGCTCAAAGAGGAGCCGTTTGTTTCGTGAAGAAGATGAGCTGCCACAACAGCGTCTCCCCTCTAGATCCCCTCGAAGGAGTCAGAGGGTCACCACCACACCACAG aAGTTTTCTAATGTGGTGACACCAGATAAAAAGGCATCCCAGAGAATAGGGCTGAGACTAAGAAACCTCCTGAAACTACCTAAAGCTCACAAATGGTGCATCTATGAGTGGTTCTATTCCAATATTGACAG ACCTCTCTTTGAGGGTGACAACGAATTCTGCCTGTGTCTCAAGGAGTCTTTCCCCAACCTGAAAACAAGAAAGTTAACGAGAGTTGAGTGGGGAACTATCAGGAGGCTGATGGGAAAACCTCGACG GTGTTCGTCAGCATTTTTTGCTGAAGAGCGAACAGcgctgaggcagaaaaggcaaAAGATGCGTCTGCTGCAGCAAAGAAAACTGTCTGACGTGTCAAACTGCAAAGACCTTCCTGATGAAATCCCCCTGCCTCTCATCATAGGAACCAAAGTCACTG CTCGACTCCGAGGTGTCCACGATGGGTTGTTCACAGGACAGATTGATGCCGTGGACACCAGTGCTGCGACCTATCGCGTCACCTTTGACCGCACTGGTCTGGGAACACACACTGTGCCTGACTATGAAGTCCTG AGCAATGAACCCAATGAGACGATGCCCATTTCAGCTTTTGCCCAGAAGCACCGGACAACACGCTACATGCAAAACCTCATGACTCCACCCAGAGGAATTTACCCCTCTGCTACAACTCCTGTCCTTATG gaCAATGACCCTCTCATTAATCAGTCACCATGGAGGAACAAACTTTCGGGTGGTGAGGGAGAAACTCTGGGTGGTTTTCCTGTCAAGTTTCTGGTCCAAGTG ACAAGGCTGTCCAAGATCCTCATGATCAAGAAAGAGCACATCAAGCACTTGAAAGAAATgaacacagaggcagaaaaactG AAGTCATACTTGATGCCTATTGACCTAGAATTCCAGAAACGATACGCTACCACAGTGCTTGAGCTGGACCAGCTCAATAAAGATCTCAACAAGGTGCTGCATGAAGTTCAGCAGTATTGCTGTGAG CTTGCGCCGGATCAGGGCATGGTTCCTGCCGACCACCCCACAGAGTTGAGGCGCCGTTGTGAAGAAGAGGCCCAGCAGATGGTGCAGCTGAGCAACTCCCTAAGGGAAGGACCGCAGAGTTTGACGAACCCCAGCCTCACACACCTCATTTCCCGCCTCACTGCTCTGCTACTACAGATCAAG TGTCTGGCAGACGGCACCGACCTCAACTCATTTGAGTTCAAATCTCTAACAGACTCTCTCAATGACATTAAGGCATCAATCGATCCCTCCAATCtcag ttGTTTCCAGAATAATGTTGAGATCCATGTGGCACACATCCAGAGTGGCCTTAGTCAACTGGGTAATCTGCATGCGTTCGCTGCCAACAACACCAATGCAGTCTGA
- the acbd3 gene encoding Golgi resident protein GCP60, which produces MMATEVQSGDLDSATSSRLEVSIDGLTLSPDSEGDQGQVEEPVTETAEPQTETPGAVEGEDGETAKSALERKWGFPLQELYGMALKFFKDKDGKAFHPTYEEKLRLVALHKQVLLGPYNPDASPEVGFFDVLGNDRRKEWASLGNMEKEDAMVEFVQLLNKCCTLFAPYVISHKIEREEQERKRKEEEERQRREEEERERQRQEEERRRLEEEERLRREQEERRQAEEERLRVEQQKQQIMAALNAQTAVQFQQYAAQQYPNSPEQQLGLIRQLQEQHYQQYMQQLYQVQLAQQQAALQKQQQADCMHGTLDSCNFNSGEHVAASAAGPLCAASSPAGGEAPTINGAQLDSFSESMEREPEPEPAEEVSENGPLLADSPPVIAAPSMWTRPQIKDFKEKIRQDADSVITVGRGEVVTVRVPTHEEGAYLFWEFATDYYDIGFGVLFEWTDAASASVSVHVSESSDEDEDEEGEPPNEEEKAKKEAGKPQVDEIVPVYRRDCHEEVYAGSHQYPGRGVYLLKFDNSYSLWRSKSVYYRVYYTR; this is translated from the exons ATGATGGCGACAGAGGTTCAGAGCGGCGACCTCGACAGTGCTACATCTAGCCGGCTCGAAGTTTCCATCGACGGCCTCACCCTCAGTCCTGACTCGGAGGGTGACCAGGGCCAGGTCGAAGAGCCGGTCACCGAAACCGCGGAGCCCCAAACCGAGACGCCGGGAGCCGTTGAGGGCGAAGATGGAGAGACTGCTAAGTCTGCGTTAGAGAGGAAATGGGGCTTTCCTCTACAAGAGCTGTACGGGATGGCCCTGAAATTTTTCAAAG ATAAAGATGGCAAAGCTTTCCACCCGACCTATGAGGAGAAGCTTCGACTGGTGGCTCTCCACAAACAGGTGCTGCTGGGCCCTTATAATCCAGATGCTTCGCCGGAGGTTGGCTTCTTTGACGTCTTAGGCAATGACCGCAG GAAAGAGTGGGCCTCCCTGGGTAACATGGAGAAAGAGGATGCCATGGTGGAGTTTGTCCAACTACTTAATAAGTGCTGTACCCTCTTTGCACCCTACGTCATCTCACACAAGATAGagagggaggagcaggagaggaaaag gaaagaggaggaggagcgccagaggagggaagaggaggagagggagcgacaaagacaggaggaggagagacggaggcttgaggaggaggaaaggctGAGGAGAGAGCAAGAAGAAAGGAgacaggcagaggaggagaggctaCGGGTTGAGCAGCAGAA ACAACAAATAATGGCAGCACTGAATGCTCAGACGGCAGTGCAGTTCCAACAGTATGCTGCTCAGCAATACCCAAACAGCCCAGAACAACAGCTGGGCCTTATCCGTCAACTCCAGGAACAGCATTATCAGCAGTACATGCAGCAGCTCTACCAGGTTCAACTGGCGCAGCAGCAG GCCGCcctgcagaaacagcagcaggctGATTGTATGCATGGAACTCTTGACTCCTGCAACTTCAACAGTGGTGAACATGTCGCTGCCTCAGCAGCTGGGCCTTTATGTGCAGCTTCATCGCCTGCTGGTGGGGAAGCCCCTACAATCAATGGAGCCCAGTTAGATTCGTTTTCTGAGAGCATGGAGCGAGAGCCCGAGCCCGAGCCGGCAGAGGAAGTCTCAGAGAATGGACCTTTATTAG CTGACTCGCCACCAGTCATAGCTGCTCCCTCCATGTGGACACGGCCACAGATCAAGGACTTCAAGGAGAAAATCCGACAGGACGCAGACAGTGTGATCACAGTGGGGCGTGGCGAGGTGGTGACGGTGCGGGTCCCTACCCATGAGGAGGGCGCCTACCTGTTCTGGGAGTTTGCCACGGACTATTATGACATCGGCTTTGGAGTGTTGTTCGAGTGGACGGATGCGGCCTCTGCTTCAGTCAGCGTGCATGTGTCTGAGTCcagtgatgaggatgaggatgaggaag GTGAACCTCCcaatgaggaggagaaagcaAAGAAGGAAGCTGGGAAGCCCCAGGTGGATGAGATAGTGCCGGTGTACCGGCGAGACTGTCATGAGGAGGTGTACGCTGGCAGCCACCAGTACCCCGGGCGCGGAGTCTACCTGCTCAAGTTCGACAACTCCTATTCACTCTGGCGCTCCAAGAGTGTTTACTACAGAGTCTACTACACCAGATAA
- the mixl1 gene encoding homeobox protein MIXL1, which produces MSAVHGKMRVGDLNHFQMYHEGPLQMNNMVNSDYGASDVTNFFSSANAAPRADKCVAILTHRRKRTNFTQQQIEVLEKVYSDTKYPDIYLRERLEALTGLPESRIQVWFQNRRAKSRRQVGSSVSMKVTNPPAVAVAAAGAFSQLQSRMGSDKVYESSHTAEPHRLGGFGLEENFRPNMHQNTEDHHHRTSLPTKPSSFEHNPVSYIFEKEGTRMKPEQMQQHELSVNVPCCNVHLYPTEKEHQPKIEANMTDNQGQQVLVEYDNFPPNKTIGPEMKVVIPPLPSHHNFNRSSPKDNGCQIQYHQVRATGDRFSHFSPIHAAEAKDFTDSDSDWENEAIAGFGGFM; this is translated from the exons ATGTCTGCAGTTCACGGGAAAATGCGCGTCGGGGATCTGAATCATTTCCAGATGTATCATGAGGGGCCTCTGCAGATGAACAACATGGTGAACTCAG ATTATGGAGCTTCGGATGTGACAAACTTCTTCAGTTCAGCAAACGCTGCACCGAGGGCGGACAAATGCGTGGCCATTCTGACCCACAGGAGAAAGAGGACCAACTTCACCCAGCAGCAAATAGAGGTGCTGGAGAAAGTTTACTCAGACACCAAATACCCTGACATCTACCTGCGAGAGAGACTGGAGGCTCTGACCGGGCTGCCAGAGTCCAGAATTCAG GTGTGGTTTCAGAACAGAAGAGCCAAGTCTCGTCGCCAAGTTGGTTCATCAGTGTCCATGAAGGTAACCAATCCaccagcagtagcagtagcagcagcaggagcctTCAGCCAACTCCAGAGCAGGATGGGCTCAGACAAAG TGTACGAAAGCAGTCACACCGCAGAGCCACACAGGTTGGGTGGTTTTGGATTAGAGGAAAATTTCAGACCAAATATGCACCAAAACACAGAGGATCACCACCACCGCACCAGTCTACCCACCAAACCCAGCAGCTTTGAACACAATCCCGTCTCCTACATCTTTGAGAAAGAGGGAACCAGAATGAAGCCTGAGCAAATGCAGCAACACGAGCTGAGCGTCAATGTCCCGTGCTGCAACGTCCATCTGTATCCCACCGAAAAGGAGCATCAGCCAAAGATCGAGGCCAACATGACGGACAACCAGGGTCAACAAGTCCTGGTGGAATATGACAATTTCCCACCCAACAAAACCATTGGACCAGAGATGAAAGTTGTGATCCCTCCCCTTCCATCCCATCACAACTTCAACAGGTCATCACCAAAGGATAACGGATGCCAAATCCAGTATCACCAAGTGAGAGCCACAGGAGACAGGTTCAGTCACTTTTCCCCGATCCACGCCGCTGAGGCCAAGGACTTTACAGACTCTGACTCCGACTGGGAGAATGAGGCTATTGCTGGATTTGGTGGCTTTATGTGA